From Pseudonocardia autotrophica, one genomic window encodes:
- a CDS encoding urease accessory protein UreF, which translates to MTRTGTTDTAAHGTAAEARLAWLTLQDGTFPAGRFVHSNGLECWLAQHRDAGEEDIGRLARAWLAGSVATLDAVVLAHTWRAPERAETYDRLLRTYRMSAAARTASELPGRQLAMAITRIAPGTDRTGYLARVPAGEVPGNLPVVEGLVHRHLGIGLTDAVLGSLRAALAGLFSAAVRLGRLAPLAAQRLLLDSGPSIVELAGVATSTEPADMSATAPELELYAMRHERARARLFTS; encoded by the coding sequence GTGACGCGCACCGGCACGACTGACACCGCCGCCCACGGCACCGCGGCCGAGGCCCGGCTGGCCTGGCTGACGCTGCAGGACGGCACGTTCCCGGCAGGGCGGTTCGTCCACTCGAACGGGCTCGAGTGCTGGCTGGCGCAGCACCGCGACGCCGGGGAGGAGGACATCGGCCGGCTCGCACGGGCCTGGCTGGCCGGATCGGTGGCGACGCTCGACGCGGTCGTCCTCGCACACACCTGGCGTGCGCCGGAACGGGCGGAGACCTACGACCGCCTGCTGCGGACCTACCGGATGTCGGCGGCCGCACGAACGGCATCGGAGCTGCCCGGCAGGCAGCTGGCGATGGCGATCACCCGGATCGCCCCGGGCACCGACCGCACCGGATACCTGGCCCGGGTGCCGGCCGGCGAGGTACCCGGCAATCTCCCTGTCGTCGAGGGCCTGGTGCATCGGCACCTCGGGATCGGCCTCACCGACGCCGTACTCGGCTCGCTGCGTGCCGCGCTGGCCGGCCTGTTCTCGGCGGCGGTCCGGCTCGGCAGGCTCGCGCCGCTGGCGGCCCAGCGCCTCCTGCTCGACAGCGGCCCGTCGATCGTCGAGCTGGCCGGCGTCGCGACCAGCACCGAACCGGCGGACATGAGCGCGACGGCACCGGAGCTGGAGCTCTACGCGATGCGGCACGAGCGGGCCAGGGCGCGGCTGTTCACCAGCTGA
- a CDS encoding GntR family transcriptional regulator, translated as MATRSEAVQLDVVLDRASPVPLYHQLAQAIEAAIDRGVLRPGDRLENEIALTERLGLARPTARQAIQELVRKGLLVRRRGLGTQVVQPAIHRDVRLTSLYEDLTDAGRTPETRLLAHEPCTPGTAGVPALSELLPADEPLQMLRRVRLADGEPLSIMTNYLPARFELDDAVLGQRGLYALLREQGAQVTLAYQTIGARLELDDEAALLGGPNLLACVTAELTVYDDAGALVELGRHVYRADRYTVQTSLII; from the coding sequence ATGGCCACTCGATCCGAGGCCGTCCAGCTCGATGTCGTGCTGGACCGAGCCAGTCCGGTGCCGCTGTACCACCAGCTCGCGCAGGCGATCGAGGCGGCGATCGACCGCGGTGTGTTGCGGCCGGGGGACCGGCTGGAGAACGAGATCGCCCTGACCGAGCGGCTCGGGCTGGCCCGGCCCACCGCGCGGCAGGCGATCCAGGAGCTGGTGCGCAAGGGGCTGCTCGTCCGGCGCCGCGGGCTCGGCACCCAGGTCGTCCAGCCCGCGATCCACCGCGACGTGCGCCTGACCAGCCTCTACGAGGATCTCACCGATGCCGGACGAACCCCCGAGACGCGGCTGCTGGCCCACGAGCCGTGCACGCCGGGCACCGCCGGGGTGCCTGCGCTGAGCGAACTCCTGCCCGCCGACGAGCCGCTGCAGATGCTGCGCCGGGTACGGCTGGCCGACGGCGAGCCGCTCTCGATCATGACGAACTACCTGCCTGCGCGGTTCGAGCTCGACGACGCGGTGCTCGGCCAGCGCGGCCTGTACGCGCTGCTGCGTGAGCAGGGTGCGCAGGTCACCCTCGCGTACCAGACCATCGGTGCCCGGCTCGAGCTCGACGACGAGGCCGCGCTGCTGGGGGGCCCGAACCTGCTGGCCTGCGTGACGGCCGAGCTCACCGTGTACGACGACGCCGGTGCGCTGGTCGAGCTGGGCCGGCACGTCTACCGGGCGGACCGCTACACCGTGCAGACCTCGCTGATCATCTGA
- the iolC gene encoding 5-dehydro-2-deoxygluconokinase, with protein MTEPAEILTFGRAGVDIYPLQVGVGLEDVSSFGKFLGGTTANVAVAAARLGRRAAIITGVGDDPFGRYVRRELHRLGVDDRHVVTSTAYPTPVTFCEIFPPDDFPLYFYRKPSAPDLQVAPSDLDLDAIADAGLLWLSVSGLSEEPSRAAHHAALGARDRGHGHTVLDLDYRPMFWENPAAATEQVQKVLGRVTVAVGNREECEVAVGETDPERAADALLDAGVELAVVKQGPKGVLAKSRTERVVSPPLPISPYNGLGAGDSFGGSFAHGLLADWPLDQLLNRANAAGAIVASRLECSTAMPTSAEIDLLLAGGDPNEGR; from the coding sequence ATGACCGAACCCGCCGAGATCCTGACCTTCGGACGCGCAGGTGTCGACATCTACCCGCTACAGGTCGGTGTCGGCCTGGAAGATGTCTCCTCGTTCGGGAAGTTCCTCGGGGGGACGACCGCGAACGTGGCCGTCGCCGCCGCCCGCCTCGGCCGCCGGGCCGCGATCATCACCGGCGTCGGCGACGATCCCTTCGGCCGCTACGTCCGCCGGGAGCTGCACCGCCTCGGCGTCGACGACCGGCACGTCGTCACCAGCACCGCGTACCCGACCCCGGTCACCTTCTGCGAGATCTTCCCGCCGGACGACTTCCCGCTCTACTTCTACCGCAAGCCGAGCGCCCCCGACCTGCAGGTCGCCCCGTCCGACCTGGATCTCGACGCGATCGCCGACGCCGGCCTGCTCTGGCTGTCGGTGTCCGGTCTCTCCGAGGAGCCGTCCCGGGCGGCGCACCACGCGGCACTCGGGGCCCGCGACCGGGGCCACGGCCACACCGTGCTCGACCTCGACTACCGGCCGATGTTCTGGGAGAACCCGGCCGCCGCGACCGAGCAGGTGCAGAAGGTCCTCGGCCGGGTCACGGTCGCCGTCGGCAACCGCGAGGAGTGCGAGGTGGCGGTCGGTGAGACGGATCCGGAGCGGGCCGCCGACGCGCTGCTCGACGCCGGCGTCGAGCTCGCCGTGGTGAAGCAGGGCCCCAAGGGGGTGCTCGCGAAGTCCCGCACCGAGCGGGTCGTCTCCCCGCCGCTGCCGATCTCCCCCTACAACGGCCTCGGCGCCGGCGACAGCTTCGGCGGATCGTTCGCCCACGGCCTGCTCGCCGATTGGCCCCTCGACCAGCTGCTGAACCGGGCCAACGCGGCGGGCGCGATCGTGGCCTCCCGGCTCGAGTGCTCCACCGCCATGCCCACCTCCGCCGAGATCGACCTCCTGCTCGCCGGCGGCGACCCGAACGAGGGCCGATGA
- a CDS encoding Cgl0159 family (beta/alpha)8-fold protein, whose product MTTVRPTDQVFAASYDEVREIRATAPERIPALLAARRRRPFVPSDGRLMIVAADHPARGALAAGGRTDAMASRPDLLDRLTTALARPGVDGILGTADILEDLLLLGALEDKVVMSSMNRGGIQGATFELDDRQTGFDVQSTVESRFDGIKTLTRVDLDDWTPIYDRTELPGYYVAIGTSGNQFKNAPVVGQFMRTIIDRVENGADHDTTPLLFTAPHTGATIDLGAFSRQRPVNAHSSGTVLG is encoded by the coding sequence ATGACGACCGTGCGCCCGACCGACCAGGTATTCGCCGCGTCCTACGACGAGGTCCGCGAGATCCGGGCCACCGCGCCCGAGCGCATCCCGGCCCTGCTCGCCGCCCGGCGGCGCCGCCCGTTCGTCCCGTCGGACGGCCGGCTGATGATCGTCGCCGCGGACCACCCCGCCCGTGGGGCGCTGGCCGCCGGCGGCCGCACGGACGCGATGGCCAGCCGTCCCGATCTGCTCGACCGGCTCACCACCGCACTCGCCCGTCCCGGGGTGGACGGCATCCTCGGCACCGCCGACATCCTGGAGGACCTGCTCCTGCTCGGGGCACTCGAGGACAAGGTCGTGATGTCCTCGATGAACCGGGGCGGCATCCAGGGCGCCACGTTCGAGCTCGACGACCGGCAGACCGGCTTCGACGTGCAGTCCACCGTGGAGTCCCGGTTCGACGGGATCAAGACCCTGACCAGGGTCGACCTGGACGACTGGACCCCGATCTACGACCGGACCGAGCTTCCCGGCTACTACGTCGCGATCGGCACCAGCGGAAACCAGTTCAAGAACGCACCGGTCGTCGGACAGTTCATGCGAACGATCATCGACCGGGTCGAGAACGGCGCCGACCACGACACCACGCCGCTGCTCTTCACCGCACCGCACACCGGCGCCACGATCGACCTCGGAGCATTTTCGCGGCAACGCCCGGTGAACGCCCACAGTTCGGGAACCGTGCTGGGCTGA
- a CDS encoding alpha/beta hydrolase, which yields MSNILHGCLSDTEYFELTASSGHSYGVWVTTPPGYADSTDSLPLIYVLDGNFAVGLTAPLIVTQADPYLTVAPYIQISVGYAGAEAEDWATIRNRDLVPPGEPVSEVMVSTLTAARDSGAMSQEQVDAYLSELANTRADVFLDFLTDELHPHLQSRLRVSESGHGLFGYSYGGLFALYAWLRDAPLFSTVGAGSPGVTSTESQIFTLIDALPEPDADSTTARLHLTLNEVELLGSIPVYRGLAQNMLAVVDRLQDKGRSSGVSSALLRETHVTGLQASFLDYLKECHSQPE from the coding sequence ATGAGCAATATTCTGCACGGCTGCCTCTCCGACACCGAGTATTTCGAACTCACGGCGTCGTCCGGGCACTCCTACGGCGTCTGGGTGACCACTCCCCCGGGATACGCGGACAGCACGGACTCCCTGCCCCTCATCTATGTACTGGACGGCAATTTCGCGGTCGGTCTCACCGCACCCCTCATCGTGACCCAGGCCGACCCGTATCTGACGGTCGCCCCGTACATCCAGATCAGTGTCGGCTACGCCGGCGCGGAGGCCGAGGACTGGGCGACGATTCGCAATCGCGACCTCGTGCCGCCGGGAGAGCCCGTCAGCGAGGTCATGGTGTCGACGCTGACGGCAGCTCGCGACTCGGGTGCGATGTCCCAGGAGCAGGTCGATGCCTACCTCAGCGAACTCGCGAACACCCGCGCCGACGTCTTCCTCGATTTCCTGACCGACGAGCTCCATCCGCACCTGCAGTCGCGGCTGCGCGTGAGCGAATCCGGACACGGGCTCTTCGGCTACTCCTACGGAGGGCTCTTCGCGCTCTATGCATGGCTGCGCGATGCACCTCTGTTCTCCACCGTCGGCGCCGGCAGCCCCGGCGTCACATCGACGGAGAGCCAGATCTTCACCCTGATCGACGCATTGCCGGAACCCGATGCCGACTCGACCACTGCGCGGCTGCACCTCACGCTGAACGAGGTCGAACTACTCGGCTCCATCCCGGTGTATCGCGGACTGGCGCAGAACATGCTGGCCGTCGTCGACCGTCTGCAGGACAAGGGGCGCTCGTCGGGGGTTTCCAGTGCACTGTTGCGTGAAACTCACGTCACCGGATTGCAGGCATCCTTTCTGGACTACCTGAAAGAGTGCCATTCGCAGCCGGAGTAG
- a CDS encoding winged helix-turn-helix transcriptional regulator has product MKHDDLQDVYCSVARTWSVIGERWTMMILRECFRGERRYDHFRSKLGLGSGVLNDRLRVLVAEGVLDRVPYQENPERHEYRLTAKGADLYPVLLALMSWGDKHKNDVPPVRLVHRSCGHPAAPRMTCAHCTEPVSWREMTAEIAPDAW; this is encoded by the coding sequence GTGAAGCACGACGATCTGCAGGACGTGTACTGCTCCGTCGCCCGCACCTGGTCGGTGATCGGCGAGCGCTGGACGATGATGATCCTGCGCGAGTGTTTCCGCGGCGAACGCCGCTACGACCACTTCCGGTCGAAGCTCGGGCTGGGCTCGGGGGTGCTCAACGACCGGCTGCGGGTCCTGGTCGCCGAGGGCGTGCTGGATCGGGTGCCCTATCAGGAGAACCCGGAACGTCACGAGTACCGGCTCACCGCCAAGGGGGCGGATCTCTATCCGGTGTTGCTCGCGCTCATGTCGTGGGGCGACAAGCACAAGAACGACGTGCCGCCGGTGCGGCTGGTCCACCGCAGCTGTGGCCATCCCGCCGCCCCGCGGATGACCTGTGCGCACTGCACCGAGCCGGTCTCGTGGCGCGAGATGACGGCCGAGATCGCGCCCGACGCCTGGTAG
- a CDS encoding tautomerase family protein produces the protein MPYYRFTVPAGDATLQHKAEVAAAVTKVHVEVTGAPAAYVHCAFVEVPQGSVFAGGRAVDGPRMVGLIREGRSTEVRAALLHAIADAWCAVTGAPKESVAIFLHEVPGANVLEDGEILPEAADDPVVAG, from the coding sequence ATGCCCTACTACCGGTTCACAGTCCCCGCCGGCGACGCGACGCTGCAGCACAAGGCCGAGGTCGCGGCGGCGGTGACGAAGGTCCACGTCGAGGTCACCGGTGCGCCCGCCGCCTACGTGCACTGCGCGTTCGTCGAGGTGCCGCAGGGCAGCGTCTTCGCCGGTGGTCGTGCCGTCGACGGCCCCCGGATGGTCGGGCTGATCCGGGAGGGCCGTTCCACGGAGGTGCGGGCGGCGCTCCTGCACGCGATCGCCGACGCGTGGTGCGCCGTCACCGGGGCACCGAAGGAGAGCGTGGCGATCTTCCTGCACGAAGTGCCCGGCGCGAACGTCCTGGAGGACGGTGAGATCCTCCCCGAAGCCGCCGACGATCCCGTGGTCGCCGGGTAG
- a CDS encoding mycothiol transferase: protein MYPPARHDEATGLVNYIDEQLTAIRAAAFGLTEQQARETPCRSALSVGGIIKHAAHIMRGALQRWTTEVAEQPVDAAAFAAFTDSFTVREDETVAGTIKDFDELRIQLLAAIAATDPAADAMAPPAPWHGIFDARPIHARHHLVHLVEEWARHAGHADIIREQIDGVSVPSLVLTLAGAPANDFFQPYQPAPGTLLA from the coding sequence ATGTACCCACCCGCCCGGCACGACGAAGCCACAGGCCTGGTCAACTACATCGACGAGCAGCTCACGGCCATCCGAGCCGCCGCGTTCGGCCTGACCGAGCAACAGGCCCGCGAGACGCCGTGCCGGAGTGCGCTCTCGGTCGGCGGCATCATCAAGCACGCGGCCCACATCATGCGCGGCGCACTGCAGCGGTGGACGACCGAGGTCGCCGAGCAGCCGGTCGATGCGGCAGCCTTCGCCGCGTTCACCGACAGCTTCACCGTCCGCGAGGACGAGACGGTCGCCGGAACAATCAAGGACTTCGACGAGCTGCGGATCCAGCTGCTGGCTGCGATCGCCGCAACCGACCCGGCCGCCGACGCCATGGCGCCGCCTGCGCCGTGGCACGGGATCTTCGACGCCCGGCCGATCCACGCGCGTCATCATCTGGTGCACCTGGTCGAGGAGTGGGCCCGGCACGCGGGGCATGCCGATATCATCCGCGAGCAGATCGACGGTGTGTCGGTGCCGTCGCTGGTGCTCACCCTGGCCGGGGCACCTGCCAACGACTTCTTCCAGCCGTACCAGCCGGCCCCGGGCACGCTTCTGGCGTGA
- a CDS encoding TetR/AcrR family transcriptional regulator → MATRGEAAAHTPPTRLRADARRNRERVLEAADEVFSETGPTASTEEVARRAGVAIGTVFRHFPTKELLIEAVVVGRLTQLTVEAEQLGEAADADAAFVSFFHRWVELSATKHQFSAALARSGTDVQDVKDTNPEVVERLYDAIGGLLRRAQRADRIRQDLTVPDVVALMGGASWAHEQAGPDPERRARLLSVAISGLRPSGP, encoded by the coding sequence ATGGCGACGCGGGGCGAGGCTGCTGCCCACACTCCGCCGACGCGGCTCCGGGCCGATGCGCGCCGGAACCGCGAGCGGGTGCTCGAAGCCGCCGACGAGGTCTTCTCCGAGACCGGTCCGACCGCCTCCACGGAGGAGGTGGCTCGCCGGGCCGGCGTCGCCATCGGCACGGTGTTCCGGCATTTCCCCACGAAGGAGCTGTTGATCGAGGCGGTCGTGGTCGGGCGTCTCACGCAGCTGACCGTCGAGGCCGAGCAGCTCGGCGAGGCGGCCGACGCCGACGCCGCCTTCGTCTCGTTCTTCCACCGATGGGTCGAACTATCGGCGACGAAGCACCAGTTCAGCGCAGCGCTCGCTCGTTCCGGCACCGACGTGCAGGACGTCAAGGACACGAACCCGGAGGTCGTCGAGCGGCTCTACGACGCGATCGGCGGACTGCTCCGCCGGGCTCAGCGGGCTGATCGGATCCGGCAGGATCTGACCGTGCCGGACGTCGTCGCGCTGATGGGTGGAGCCTCCTGGGCTCACGAACAGGCCGGCCCCGACCCGGAGCGGCGCGCGCGCCTGCTGTCGGTCGCGATCAGTGGTCTGCGTCCGTCCGGTCCGTGA